A genomic window from Sorex araneus isolate mSorAra2 chromosome 2, mSorAra2.pri, whole genome shotgun sequence includes:
- the LOC101546240 gene encoding zinc finger protein 699-like, protein MRIHSGERPFQCPECSKAYHNRSCFRDHLQTHKASEAVSRASECGRVFCNPQNLRHHVRRYHEEQLFVCHCGQRFGRATALHTHVCQTHTQEKRTHANVHSGVKPFACEQCGKSFRIRSQLRKHIHTHSGERPYDCEQYSKSFRTPSQLRKHIRTHSVERLYDCEQYSKSFRTPSQLRNHSQTHSEETPYDCEQCEKSFKTRRELRVHSWIHTGERRYDCPECRKTFRRSDARSEHMRIHTGELPYTCLQCGKGFRTTGTLQRHLVTHTTQSLFQCPKCDKAYRWRSSLYYHLYSHRATQPLTCGDCGRVLSHPKNLHRHVRKYHKEQPFVCHCGQGFRQAAALHTHICRNHTGEKH, encoded by the coding sequence ATGCGCATCCACTCAGGCGAGCGGCCCTTCCAGTGTCCTGAGTGCAGCAAGGCCTACCACAACCGCTCCTGCTTCAGAGACCACCTGCAGACGCATAAGGCGAGCGAGGCTGTCAGCAGGGCGAGCGAGTGTGGCAGAGTCTTCTGCAACCCCCAGAACCTCCGCCATCATGTCAGGAGGTATCACGAGGAGCAGCTGTTTGTGTGCCACTGCGGGCAGAGGTTTGGCCGGGCTACAGCCCTGCACACGCACGTCTGCCAAACCCACACCCAGGAGAAGCGCACCCACGCTAACGTGCACTCGGGGGTCAAACCTTTCgcctgcgagcagtgtgggaagagCTTCAGGATTCGATCGCAGCTGCGTAAGCACATCCATACCCACTCCGgagagaggccgtatgactgtgaGCAGTATAGCAAAAGCTTTAGGACTCCCTCGCAGCTGCGTAAGCACATCCGGACCCACTCCGTGGAGAGGCTGTATGACTGTGAGCAGTATAGCAAAAGCTTTAGGACTCCCTCGCAGCTGCGTAACCACAGCCAGACCCACTCCGAGGAGACGCCgtatgactgcgagcagtgtgAGAAAAGCTTCAAGACTCGCCGGGAGCTGCGTGTACACAGCTGgatccacaccggggagaggcggTATGACTGCCCTGAGTGCAGGAAGACATTCCGGCGTAGCgacgccaggagtgagcacatGCGCATCCACACGGGCGAGCTGCCCTACACATGCCTGCAGTGCGGGAAAGGTTTCCGCACAACGGGCACCCTCCAGCGCCACCTGGTGACGCACACGACCCAGAGTCTCTTCCAGTGTCCAAAGTGTGACAAGGCCTACAGATGGCGCTCCTCCCTCTATTACCATCTGTATTCGCACAGGGCGACCCAGCCTCTCACCTGCGGGGATTGTGGCAGAGTCTTGAGCCACCCTAAGAACCTCCACCGGCACGTCAGGAAGTATCACAAGGAGCAGCCGTTTGTGTGCCACTGCGGGCAGGGGTTTCGCCAGGCTGCTGCCCTGCACACGCACATCTGCCGAAACCACACTGGGGAGAAGCACTGA